From Podospora bellae-mahoneyi strain CBS 112042 chromosome 3, whole genome shotgun sequence, the proteins below share one genomic window:
- a CDS encoding hypothetical protein (EggNog:ENOG503NVMA; COG:U), whose protein sequence is MNLSPPLERTISQQSHTSVRSRNTSRRPAAKKQQPPSSSASSVIGGEDSKSLTSFPSFSPPEEETCCFLNNNQQEEDSGNTPLPPPSSTTPSRKPSTSLSEIDQQPPRLEPEQIIPTLLTTPHTAGPLFEDSPPCRNRLPGALHHADDGHIERLIARQGGAVNLVRQIAEDLAARDAQIALLRRRADERERALRKIILECGLSNLDLETRLRVLLEEGRSQRRQGSGEELEDLIGDALEGDVRLDATIKGRVVKERGANTGQQQQQQKGTGRGWKEYLWGGTGTSKGDGKGETTAVKGGARQSMPEDWFKPPAEQQEEQAQQTSSRASSVSSAHAARKPSLASMALRLVAGGAAGNRDNEGRGRASSAAAAQAGGPLRGSSASSTKTTASNRAVSAQAGGPKALMQMRRTTAGGSTRPMDIPARGQVPERWDTMGASPGKAAILRHQSYGPVEMDTILPPEAQPPTLTHIYNNFVGSEYLTDRFGFIYDQRRKKRQREAAQMAKQGKRGSRTEMLTNGRGGMSPVMAGDDDGASSGRWDVLSESGRPDTPCSGTTTEEQVRGGGGNEENAKPKRWQDYLKIATFPTELLSHTPLISAQGFEVLEGGEVPPPKSPGHSPSIMSEERGFLPSATTTTVSIAPIMEEHQEPVVSSVLSSSVSAPAGVEEEDGGTPPGSTTPAKEDAEPVRLLLENLNRLHDSLQRERTVRWNEFLRKVRAERKRDGEAAAAAAAAAAEARFQRATAVMPETRLGDGELIGVASLGVQGKVGRAKATEFRSLLLGGIPVAMRAKIWSECSGAKALRIPGYYEDLVSRPGEEDDPQVVAQIKADITRTLTDNIFFRKGPGVGKLHEVLLAYSRRNPDVGYCQGMNLVVANLLLITPSSEDAFWILVATVEQILPSGYFDHSLLASRADQVVLRQYVSEVLPKLSAHFDDLGIDLETMTFQWFLSIFTDCLSAEALFRVWDVVLCTPHDGGAFLFQVALALLKLNEGQLLGCGSPAGVYTYINHQMTNHAISIDGLVQASEGLRRLVKKEDIEARRGRAIELEREQVRLREERLAERRRVQQQDKVHGKGGNNNRPRALKKESSLLVLGGSGGGGGGSNKAGAVPAVVSGEMASGATTPSGMGSLSRVGSACPSPMFGPERGGLGGRSVSGSDGLLSVEGLVGISSGGGGGGGGG, encoded by the coding sequence atgaacctctccccccctctcgAGCGCACAATCTCCCAACAATCCCACACTTCCGTTCGCTCCCGCAACACCTCCCGCCGCCCAGCAGccaaaaaacaacaacctccctccagcTCAGCAAGCTCAGTGATAGGAGGCGAAGATAGCAAATCCCtaacctccttcccctccttctccccgccagaagaagaaacatGCTgtttcctcaacaacaaccaacaagaagaagacagTGGCAacactccccttcctcctccaagcagcacgaccccctcccgcaaaccatccacctccctctctgAAATcgaccaacaaccaccccgacTCGAACCCGAACAAATAATCCCCACCTTGCTAACCACTCCTCACACCGCCGGCCCTTTATTCGAAGACTCCCCCCCCTGCCGCAACCGCCTCCCCGGCGCGCTCCACCACGCCGACGACGGCCACATCGAGCGTCTAATCGCCAGACAGGGCGGGGCCGTCAACCTAGTAAGGCAAATCGCAGAGGACTTAGCAGCAAGGGACGCGCAAATCGCTCTGCTCCGTCGTCGGGCCGACGAGAGAGAGCGGGCTCTCAGAAAAATCATTCTCGAGTGTGGGCTCTCCAATCTTGATCTCGAGACCCGGCTGAGGGTGCTGCTTGAGGAAGGGAGGAGCCAGAGACGACAAGGAAGTggcgaggagctggaggatttGATCGGGGACgcgctggagggggatgtgagGCTTGATGCGACGAtaaaggggagggtggtcaAAGAGCGGGGTGCAAATActggacagcagcagcagcagcaaaaggggacggggagggggtggaaggagtATTTGTGGGGTGGGACGGGTACTAGcaagggggatgggaagggggagacgaCGGCAGTGAAAGGAGGGGCGAGGCAGTCGATGCCCGAGGATTGGTTTAAACCACCAGCGGaacagcaggaggagcaagcACAACAAACCTCCAGTAGGGCTTCAAGTGTGAGTTCTGCTCATGCGGCGAGGAAGCCTTCTCTGGCGAGCATGGCGTTGAGGCTTGTTGCTGGCGGCGCAGCGGGGAATAGGGATAACGAAGGCAGGGGCCGTGCTAGcagcgctgctgctgcgcagGCGGGGGGTCCGCTCAGGGGATCGAGCGCTTCCAGTACGAAGACTACGGCTTCTAACCGGGCCGTGTCGGCGCAGGCCGGCGGGCCAAAGGCGCTCATGCAAATGAGACGAACGACTGCCGGTGGGAGCACCAGACCGATGGATATCCCCGCCAGAGGACAAGTTCCCGAACGATGGGACACCATGGGGGCGAGCCCGGGAAAGGCTGCGATATTACGACATCAGAGCTATGGACCTGTCGAGATGGACACGATCCTCCCACCCGAGGCTCAGCCGCCTACGCTGACGCACATCTACAATAACTTTGTCGGGTCGGAGTATCTGACCGATCGGTTTGGGTTTATTTACGACCAGAGACGGAAaaagaggcagagggaggcggcgcaGATGGCGAagcaggggaagagggggagtagGACGGAAATGTTGACTAATGGACGGGGAGGGATGAGTCCGGTAAtggcgggggatgatgacggggCGAGTAGTGGGAGGTGGGACGTCTTGAGCGAGAGCGGGAGGCCGGACACGCCGTGCTCGGGGACCACGACCGAGGAGCAAgtgagagggggaggcgggaaCGAGGAGAACGCGAAGCCGAAGAGGTGGCAGGATTACCTCAAGATTGCGACGTTTCCGACTGAGTTGCTCTCGCACACGCCGCTGATCAGCGCGCAGGGGTtcgaggttttggagggaggggaggtgccaccaccaaagtcGCCGGGGCATTCGCCGAGCATCATgtcggaggagagggggtttTTGCCTAGTGCTACCACGACGACGGTGTCGATCGCGCCGATCATGGAGGAGCACCAGGAGCCGGTGGTTAGTTCggtcttgagctcctcggTGTCTGCCCCGGcaggggttgaagaagaggatggggggacGCCTCCTGGATCCACGACCCCGGCGAAGGAGGATGCCGAGCCGgtgaggttgctgttggagaaTCTGAACAGGCTGCATGATTCGCTTCAGAGGGAAAGGACAGTCCGCTGGAACGAGTTTCTTCGAAAGGTCCGCGCCGAGAGGAAGCGGGACGGcgaagctgccgccgccgccgccgcagcagcagcagaagccaGATTCCAACGAGCCACGGCCGTCATGCCGGAAACTCGCCTCGGAGACGGGGAGCTCATCGGCGTCGCCAGCCTCGGCGTCCAAGGCAAAGTCGGCAGGGCAAAAGCAACCGAATTCCGCTCGCTCTTGCTGGGCGGCATCCCCGTGGCCATGAGAGCCAAGATCTGGTCAGAGTGCTCCGGCGCAAAAGCACTGCGCATACCTGGATACTACGAGGATTTGGTCAGCCGCCCcggagaggaagacgacCCCCAAGTCGTCGCTCAGATCAAAGCCGACATCACGCGCACCCTCACCGACAATATATTCTTCCGCAAAGGGCCCGGAGTGGGCAAGCTGCACGAGGTTCTGCTAGCCTACTCGCGCCGCAACCCGGACGTGGGGTACTGCCAGGGGATGAACCTCGTCGTTGCCAATCTTTTACTTATCACTCCCTCGTCAGAAGACGCGTTTTGGATCCTCGTCGCCACGGTCGAGCAGATCCTCCCGTCGGGGTACTTTGACCACTCGCTGCTTGCGTCGAGGGCAGACCAGGTCGTCCTCCGCCAGTATGTCTCCGAAGTGTTGCCGAAGCTGTCGGCGCACTTTGACGACCTGGGCATCGACCTCGAGACGATGACGTTTCAGTGgttcctctccatctttACCGACTGCCTGTCCGCAGAAGCGCTGTTCAGGGTCTGGGACGTGGTGCTCTGCACGCCGCACGACGGGGGCGCGTTTCTGTTCCAGGTGGCGCTCGCGCTGCTGAAGCTGAACGAGGGCCAGCTTTTGGGGTGTGGGAGCCCGGCGGGGGTGTACACGTACATTAACCATCAGATGACGAACCATGCTATTTCTATTGACGGCTTGGTGCAGGCGAGCGAGGGGTTGAgaaggttggtgaagaaggaggatattgaagcgaggagggggagggcgattgagctggagagggagcaggttcggttgagggaggagaggttggcggagcggaggagggttcAACAGCAAGATAAGGTGCATGGCAAGGGGGGGAATAATAACAGGCCGAGGGCtctgaagaaggagagcagtcttttggttttgggggggagtggtggtggtggtggtggtagtaaCAAGGCGGGTGCGGTACCCGCTGTGGTGAGTGGGGAGATGGCCAGTGGGGCTACGACGCCGAGCgggatggggagtttgagCAGGGTGGGCAGTGCTTGTCCTAGTCCCATGTTTGGACCTGAAAGGGGGGGACTGGGGGGTAGGAGTGTGAGTGGGAGTGATGGGTTGTTGagtgtggaggggttggtggggatatcgagtggtggtggtggtggtggtggtggtgggtga
- a CDS encoding hypothetical protein (EggNog:ENOG503PFFW) — protein MEGSRVGISVEGVDQQHNAEKDSSCECHINKAEIQKGAWNEDRSECISNCKTQFLQSISPGWSGAASGWADVCGNLNSTSKGVEVAEYRFWSLYWCDSTFCGVAIDQSKGLGQDPNVDSIITTCDNNGFKPIIDPGPPHEDFKCSTEGDGAGSCTDSSFSRLQLTSSVTWESSALLPTAASATAVGVGLGSVSTVQETISTSSDPTKLPPMNGLETSFPAPSFPASTFVVSSISSLTASTSLTTTSTSSASSATHPAASKTSTSTSAPAASAIAAENGLSNPAKIAIAVCATIALLMLICALFLCLRKRKRGGESSPPHRSLRSRLGLNNSKWGGGNNPTPLISPASSLMGTTANNQGITPPLRLRQRKFIPSLLPSILRPGGGARSGSPPLTPLTPQHSTGGVFPSSPICTPTTSKLVPRHERTPGGYTGGLPPIPAPVPMFVKDCGRGSGSAASSMTAATTNNFFGGGGVGGGFEKSPSSSSPARPKRPHDGPLEIPDLLVGGGGGGGGGGGSSTGSLVSPPLSPPPTRALPATPPVGTTRAGGNGNGNHWSVVSSSSSNYSSEAGNGGRVKGMGLGGTLYHHQRGSVGVGKERGSWGSWSGTTAQQQGTGTIGKAIGSVRDKDRVGKGEEVSPRSSSSSSSGSSDTVTGGTVTTGGRGDVSSLGEGGAYLEG, from the exons ATGGAAGGATCAAGAGTAGGGATCTCGGTGGAAGGGGTCGACCAGCAGCACAACGCGGAAAAGGACAGCAGCTGCGAGTGTCATATCAATAAGGCGGAGATCCAAAAGGGGGCATGGAACGAGGACAGGAGCGAGTGCATATCCAACTGTAAGACGCAGTTTCTGCAGTCGATAAGCCCGGGATGGAGCGGAGCGGCGTCGGGATGGGCGGACGTGTGCGGCAATCTCAACTCGACGAGCAAAGGTGTCGAGGTTGCTGAATACAGGTTTTGGTCCCTTTACTGGTGCGACTCGACGTTTTGCGGGGTAGCGATAGACCAGAGCAAGGGACTGGGGCAAGATC CGAATGTTGATtcgatcatcaccacctgtGACAA TAATGGGTTCAAACCGATTATTGATCCTGGACCACCGCACGAGGACTTCAAATGCAGCACCGAGGGGGATGGAGCGGGTTCGTGTACGGACAGTTCGTTTTCGAGGCTGCAGCTGACGTCGTCGGTGACATGGGAGTCTTCGGCGCTGCTGCCAACGGCAGCATCTGCGACGGCTGTGGGTGTAGGATTGGGTTCTGTGAGCACGGTACAAG AAACAATATCGACCTCATCGGACCCAACAAAACTACCACCAATGAACGGACTGGAAACAAGTTTCCCTGCCCCATCATTTCCCGCGAGCACATTTGTTGTCTCGTCAATATCCTCCCTGACGGCATCGACATCATTGACAACAACTTCGACATCATCCGCTTCATCAGCCACACACCCAGCAGCATCAAAAACATCCACCTCTACCTCTGCCCCTGCTGCCTCAGCAATAGCAGCCGAGAACGGCCtttccaacccagccaaaaTCGCCATCGCAGTCTGCgccaccatcgccctcctcatgCTTATCTGCGCTCTGTTCCTTTGCCTCCGCAAGCGAAAACGCGGCGGCGAATCATCGCCCCCCCATCGCAGCCTCCGCTCCCGACTAGGCCTCAACAATAGCAAATGGGGGGGCGGCAACAACCCAACACCGCTGATCTCACCGGCAAGCTCCCTGATGGGAACAACAGCCAACAACCAAGGCATCACCCCgcctctccgcctccgccagaGAAAATTCATCCCTTCTCTTTTACCGTCTATCCTCCGCCCAGGAGGAGGCGCCCGCTCGGGCTCACCCCCTTTGACGCCCCTCACaccacagcacagcacaggCGGGGTTTTCCCGTCAAGCCCGATTTGTACCCCCACGACTTCGAAGCTGGTTCCTAGACATGAGAGGACGCCTGGGGGGTACACGGGTGGGTTGCCGCCTATTCCTGCGCCGGTTCCGATGTTTGTGAAGGATTGTGGGAGGGGTAGTGGTAGTGCGGCATCTTCCATGACGGCGGCGACAACGAATAatttctttggtggtggtggtgttgggggggggtttgagaaaagtccatcatcatcgtcacctGCGCGTCCGAAACGGCCGCATGATGGACCGTTGGAGATTCCGGAtttgttggttggtggtgggggtggtggtggtggtggcggtggtagtAGTACGGGGAGTTTGGTGTCGCCCCCGTTGAGCCCGCCTCCTACTAGGGCTTTGCCGGCTACTCCTCCGGTCGGGACGACAAGAGCGggggggaatgggaatgggaaccATTGGTCGGTTGTGTCGAGTTCGTCGAGTAATTACTCTAGTGAGGCGGGTAATGGTGGCAGGGTGAAggggatgggtttggggggaacGCTGTATCATCACCAGAGGGGGAgtgtgggggttgggaaggagagggggagttgggggagttggagtgGGACTACGGCGCAACAGCAAGGGACAGGGACTATTGGGAAGGCGATTGGGAGTGTGAGGGATAAGGAtagggttgggaagggggaggaggttagTCCGAggagtagtagtagtag TAGTAGTGGGAGTAGTGATACTGTTACTGGGGGGACGGTGACGACTGGGGGTAGGGGTGATGTTAGtagtttgggggaggggggggcgtATTTAGAGGGTTAA
- a CDS encoding hypothetical protein (EggNog:ENOG503NWNS; COG:Q): MSDQAKRRLEATANHLSGSSSLAPIIKVAPESTTPRAAGKVVIITGANSLLGIGRASAHQFAQNGARAVYICDFDPSNLAAHKAELTTLYPSVDVHTRQFDAAHEPSVVEVINHAMTTYGRLDVFFANAGTIGPNALFTDVDPSGFMETMRVNSLSVFLAAKHAAPAMQKTSPGKKDPGGSIIATASVAGLRSNAGDTSYSASKAAVVSMAQTISYQLAGTGVRINALCPGLIETGMTAPVFEMARQRGTQKKIGQLNPLKRGGHADEIARVALFLGSDESSYVNGQAWAVDGGLSAGHPFVPGRLG, encoded by the exons ATGTCAGACCAAGCCAAACGCCGCCTCGAGGCCACggccaaccacctctccgGCAGCTCCAGCCtcgcccccatcatcaaagtAGCCCCTgaatccaccaccccccgagCCGCCGGCAAGGTGGTCATCATCACTG GCGCcaactccctcctcggcatcggccGCGCCTCAGCCCACCAATTCGCCCAAAACGGCGCCCGCGCAGTCTACATCTGCGACTTtgacccctccaacctcgccgcccaCAAAGCAGAGCTCACAACCCTCTACCCCTCAGTCGACGTCCACACCCGCCAATTCGACGCCGCCCACGAGCCCTCTGTCGTCGAAGTCATCAACCACGCCATGACCACCTACGGCAGGCTAGACGTCTTCTTCGCCAACGCCGGCACCATCGGCCCCAACGCCCTCTTCACCGACGTCGACCCATCCGGCTTCATGGAAACGATGCGCGTCAACTCTCTGTCTGTCTTTTTGGCAGCCAAGCACGCCGCCCCGGCGATGCAAAAGACCAGCCCAGGTAAAAAGGATCCGGGGGGGAGTATTATTGCTACTGCGtcggtggcggggttgaggagTAATGCTGGTGATACGAGCTACTCGGCTTcaaaggcggcggtggtgtcaaTGGCGCAGACGATTTCTTATCAGCTGGCGGGGACGGGGGTGAGGATTAATGCGCTGTGTCCGGGGCTGATCGAGACGGGGATGACGGCGCCTGTGTTTGAGATGGCAAGGCAGAGGGGGACGCAGAAGAAGATTGGGCAGCTGAATCCCCTCAAGAGGGGGGGACACGCGGATGAGATTGCGAGGGTGGCGTTGTTTTTAGGGAGTGATGAGAGTAGTTATGTGAATGGGCAGGCGTGggcggtggatggggggttgagtgCTGGGCATCCTTTTGTGCCGGGGAGATTGGGTTGA